The following proteins are encoded in a genomic region of Sorangiineae bacterium MSr12523:
- a CDS encoding protein kinase, which translates to MRGASATTTQKHCPSCRDRFSGEALFCPNDGTKLVESDASEESPPPAPLPVPEPAKPVDTYLGREISGHIEIRELAGVGAMGRVYRAFQRGIDRDVAVKILHRELSANPQLVARFHREAKVASRLQHPNVVHVHLAGQLPDGALYIVMEYLDGMSLQSALTAAGGSMPLPRALHIALQLCDAVGEAHAQGVVHRDLKPENVMLVRRGEDADYVKVLDFGIARLSWGEQSMATAAGLIFGTARYISPEGAQGESVGPPGDVYAIATLLYQMLTGRTPFEGEQAVGILIQQIHDTPPPLKSFPEAAAVPDALAEIVMQNLAKDRNTRAQDARALGRALLDVMRVSSPRVSGTSFPSVPSLEDVPLLPGALPTTRWTPPVALQAQLVFNPSRGSSPDAVRASTPTPPPPQPLAATIDDAEIGPALQARLATAPTPAAPMAVLNQTVRLPPSFPIVASSSKPRSNVESTLSDAPSSEPSSVASVRVRTPPRKFARYAALFFLLFVVGSVVAAGVAYHLGLLQPPASANNLEDIVMRARVAASEGRWDAPPGDNVQDLTNEGLVLWPGEPRLVEIRTRASDDLMKRAITAKSSGDLQQAVRDARLATRFDPNDASKRALVHEYENDIAQASSEQLMHLADAGAGTTKQPGSSGPRVAVETSPGKPRIGQQVDFAARLGEGKNVTDARFVVSGGNLGAVGAKLTAISDSGAYRAGFTFLEAGRYEVSFLARVDGANVRGVRTVVVEGAKPAPAAPGGGGEAPTSSPPASSGSSAPPAPSGSAKWL; encoded by the coding sequence ATGAGAGGCGCGTCCGCCACGACGACGCAAAAGCATTGTCCGTCGTGTCGTGACCGTTTTTCGGGCGAAGCCCTGTTTTGCCCGAACGACGGCACGAAGCTCGTCGAATCGGACGCAAGCGAGGAAAGCCCGCCGCCTGCACCGCTGCCGGTCCCCGAGCCGGCGAAGCCCGTCGACACTTATTTAGGTCGCGAGATCTCCGGCCACATCGAGATCCGCGAGCTCGCCGGGGTCGGCGCCATGGGCCGCGTCTACCGTGCGTTCCAGCGCGGCATCGACCGCGATGTCGCGGTGAAGATCCTGCACCGCGAGCTCTCGGCCAACCCGCAGCTCGTGGCCCGCTTCCACCGGGAGGCGAAGGTCGCCTCGCGCCTGCAGCACCCCAACGTGGTGCACGTCCACCTCGCGGGGCAGCTCCCCGACGGTGCGCTGTACATCGTGATGGAGTACCTGGACGGCATGTCGCTCCAGAGCGCGCTGACCGCGGCGGGCGGTTCGATGCCGCTGCCGCGGGCGCTCCACATCGCGCTGCAGCTCTGCGATGCCGTGGGTGAGGCGCACGCGCAGGGCGTCGTTCACCGCGATTTGAAGCCGGAAAACGTGATGCTCGTCCGGCGCGGCGAGGACGCCGACTACGTCAAGGTGCTCGACTTCGGCATCGCGCGACTGAGTTGGGGCGAGCAGTCGATGGCCACGGCCGCCGGGCTCATTTTCGGTACGGCGCGCTACATTTCGCCCGAGGGCGCGCAGGGCGAGAGCGTCGGGCCGCCGGGTGACGTCTACGCCATCGCGACGTTGCTGTACCAGATGCTCACGGGGCGTACGCCCTTCGAGGGCGAGCAGGCCGTCGGCATCTTGATTCAGCAGATCCACGATACGCCGCCCCCGCTGAAGTCGTTCCCCGAGGCGGCGGCGGTGCCCGATGCGCTGGCCGAGATCGTGATGCAGAACCTGGCCAAGGACCGCAACACGCGCGCGCAGGACGCGCGTGCGCTCGGCCGTGCGCTGCTCGACGTGATGCGCGTGTCGTCGCCGCGTGTCTCGGGGACGTCGTTTCCTTCGGTGCCGTCGCTCGAAGACGTGCCGCTGCTGCCCGGAGCGCTGCCCACCACGCGTTGGACGCCGCCCGTCGCGCTGCAGGCGCAGCTCGTGTTCAATCCATCGCGCGGCTCGTCTCCGGATGCCGTGCGGGCTTCGACGCCCACGCCGCCACCTCCGCAGCCGCTGGCCGCGACCATCGACGACGCCGAGATCGGTCCGGCGCTGCAGGCCCGACTCGCGACCGCGCCCACGCCGGCGGCGCCGATGGCCGTGCTGAATCAAACCGTGCGCCTGCCGCCGTCGTTCCCCATCGTGGCCTCCTCGTCGAAGCCGCGGTCCAACGTCGAGAGCACGCTGAGTGACGCGCCTTCGAGCGAGCCATCGTCGGTGGCGTCGGTCCGGGTGCGCACGCCCCCGCGCAAGTTTGCGCGCTACGCGGCGCTGTTTTTCCTTCTGTTCGTCGTGGGAAGCGTCGTGGCGGCAGGGGTCGCGTACCACCTGGGGCTTTTGCAGCCGCCGGCCAGCGCGAACAACCTGGAGGACATCGTGATGCGCGCCCGCGTGGCCGCCTCCGAGGGCCGGTGGGACGCGCCGCCCGGCGACAACGTGCAAGATCTCACCAACGAGGGACTCGTGCTCTGGCCGGGCGAGCCGCGCCTCGTGGAAATTCGCACGCGCGCAAGCGACGACTTGATGAAGCGGGCCATTACCGCCAAGAGCTCGGGCGATTTGCAGCAGGCGGTGCGCGATGCGCGCCTGGCCACCCGTTTCGATCCGAACGACGCGAGCAAGCGCGCGCTGGTCCACGAATACGAGAACGACATCGCGCAGGCGTCGAGCGAGCAGTTGATGCACCTGGCCGATGCCGGTGCCGGTACGACGAAACAACCCGGGTCGTCGGGGCCGCGCGTCGCGGTGGAGACGTCGCCGGGCAAGCCGCGCATCGGGCAGCAGGTCGACTTTGCCGCGCGGTTGGGCGAGGGCAAGAACGTCACGGATGCGCGTTTCGTGGTGTCCGGCGGCAACCTCGGTGCCGTGGGGGCCAAGCTGACCGCGATCAGCGACAGCGGTGCCTACCGGGCGGGGTTCACGTTTTTGGAGGCGGGGCGGTACGAGGTAAGCTTCTTGGCCCGGGTCGACGGCGCGAACGTGCGCGGCGTGCGGACCGTGGTCGTCGAGGGCGCCAAGCCGGCTCCCGCCGCACCTGGTGGCGGTGGCGAAGCCCCGACTTCGAGTCCGCCGGCATCGTCGGGTTCGAGCGCGCCCCCTGCACCGAGCGGGAGCGCGAAATGGCTTTGA
- a CDS encoding segregation/condensation protein A, producing MSEVERLDAGPGTYSVSLPMFEGPLDLLLHLCQKHELEILDIPISFVTEKYLEYLALMQLLNLDIAAEYLVMAATLAHIKSKMLLPAPPPGQDDDKVEEEEEDPREALISRLLEYQKYKQAAAELGELGVAGQDSFGRGMPMEESFVQTGLAPLADIPLYRLLEAFQSVLSRSKIKITHDVIADRISITDRIHELADFLRGKPRMLFEELFEGLTTRFDLVITFLALLEMTRLRMTRLYQEEPLAPLYVEATDLNAGIESGGLDPRAVAVLTGQEGPEGQEERPVEEEEEPPASPEGEGAS from the coding sequence ATGAGCGAAGTCGAGCGTTTGGACGCAGGTCCCGGCACCTATTCCGTTTCTCTCCCGATGTTCGAGGGGCCGCTCGACCTGCTTCTGCACCTCTGCCAGAAGCACGAGCTCGAGATTTTGGACATCCCGATCTCGTTCGTCACGGAAAAATACCTCGAATACCTCGCCTTGATGCAGCTGCTGAACCTGGACATCGCGGCCGAGTACCTCGTGATGGCGGCCACGCTGGCCCATATCAAGTCGAAGATGTTGCTTCCGGCGCCTCCCCCCGGGCAGGACGACGACAAGGTCGAGGAGGAGGAGGAAGACCCGCGCGAGGCCCTGATTTCGCGGCTTCTGGAGTACCAAAAGTACAAGCAGGCCGCTGCCGAGCTCGGAGAATTGGGCGTTGCCGGGCAGGACTCCTTCGGGCGCGGCATGCCCATGGAAGAGTCCTTCGTGCAGACCGGGCTGGCGCCTTTGGCCGATATCCCGCTGTACCGTCTGCTGGAGGCCTTTCAGTCGGTCCTTTCGCGCTCGAAGATCAAGATCACGCACGACGTCATCGCGGACCGGATTTCCATCACCGATCGCATTCATGAGCTCGCTGATTTCTTGCGCGGCAAGCCTCGAATGCTGTTCGAAGAGCTCTTCGAGGGACTCACGACGCGCTTCGATCTGGTCATCACCTTCCTGGCGCTTTTGGAGATGACCCGACTGCGCATGACGCGGCTTTACCAAGAGGAGCCGTTGGCGCCGTTGTACGTGGAAGCGACGGATCTGAACGCCGGCATCGAGTCCGGCGGGCTCGACCCGCGCGCGGTCGCCGTGCTCACGGGCCAAGAGGGCCCGGAGGGCCAAGAAGAGCGCCCGGTCGAGGAGGAGGAGGAACCGCCGGCATCGCCTGAGGGCGAGGGTGCATCGTGA
- a CDS encoding HAMP domain-containing histidine kinase, whose product MSIGSRGSLPTYGGYTAEGVAFRRLWPLHPLAPAIAIFVSLAVAIAIGLTGLDHLVRESDDLAAERAELLTATLSARLPWFTLSGRQEAIQQAARRTQAEVLIVDENGGIICDASLGAPPPDTIRKFIIAKHGEATTSLGRVRYAVRPLERNADEGYVLAFVRAPDQSEAGPALVAALIALTVLLVGVAAAFAYAVAREANIDVEFLTERVRAMIQVPSEPSGEPVPVRSLDEVGALTAAFNQLVARFVEAEKGYRGALERARAADRDRAAFLAAVSHELRSPLNAILGFADILVQGVDGPLTAEATEEVEQIRASGGHLLELINDILEFSALESGQLRLSRDPVDVVAIATEVLREAAGVLQGRPIVVGREGVSRLVIEADTKRVRQILTNLVANAIKFTQKGEVVVGVALQGAYAKVSVRDTGPGIGDTERALIFEDYRQAGDEHRRKRGTGLGLAIARRLVLLHGGAIYVESQLGRGSTFNVLLPLKAPRARLS is encoded by the coding sequence GTGTCCATCGGTTCGCGAGGCTCACTCCCCACGTACGGCGGGTATACGGCGGAGGGCGTGGCCTTTCGGCGGCTCTGGCCGCTCCATCCTTTGGCGCCTGCGATCGCCATTTTCGTGAGCTTGGCCGTTGCGATCGCCATTGGACTTACCGGCTTGGATCATCTCGTTCGCGAGAGCGACGACCTCGCCGCCGAACGTGCCGAACTGCTCACCGCGACGCTCAGCGCGCGGCTTCCGTGGTTCACGCTTTCGGGGCGGCAAGAAGCCATTCAGCAGGCTGCACGGCGCACGCAAGCCGAGGTCCTCATTGTCGACGAAAATGGTGGGATCATCTGCGATGCGAGCCTCGGCGCTCCACCGCCGGACACCATCCGCAAGTTCATCATTGCCAAGCACGGTGAAGCGACAACGTCGCTGGGACGCGTGCGTTACGCCGTGCGACCGCTCGAGCGAAATGCCGACGAAGGCTACGTGCTCGCCTTCGTGCGCGCGCCGGATCAATCCGAGGCAGGCCCCGCCTTGGTGGCTGCGCTCATCGCATTGACCGTGCTTTTGGTCGGCGTGGCGGCCGCCTTCGCCTATGCGGTGGCACGCGAGGCCAACATCGATGTCGAGTTCCTGACCGAGCGCGTCCGGGCGATGATTCAAGTGCCCAGCGAGCCCTCCGGTGAGCCCGTGCCGGTGCGCTCGCTCGATGAAGTGGGTGCCCTCACCGCGGCGTTCAATCAGCTCGTGGCCCGCTTCGTGGAGGCCGAAAAAGGCTACCGCGGCGCGTTGGAGCGGGCGCGGGCAGCCGACCGCGATCGCGCGGCCTTCTTGGCCGCCGTGAGCCACGAGTTGCGCAGCCCGCTGAATGCCATTTTGGGATTCGCCGATATCCTCGTTCAAGGCGTCGACGGTCCCCTCACCGCCGAGGCCACCGAGGAGGTGGAGCAGATTCGAGCCTCGGGCGGGCACCTGCTCGAGTTGATCAACGACATCCTCGAATTTTCCGCGCTGGAAAGCGGGCAATTGCGCCTCTCGCGCGATCCCGTGGACGTGGTGGCGATCGCCACCGAGGTGCTGCGCGAGGCGGCCGGTGTGCTCCAAGGGCGCCCCATCGTCGTCGGACGCGAAGGCGTTTCGCGTTTGGTCATCGAGGCCGATACGAAGCGGGTGCGTCAAATCCTCACCAACTTGGTGGCCAATGCCATCAAGTTCACGCAAAAGGGCGAGGTCGTGGTGGGCGTGGCCCTGCAGGGCGCGTACGCCAAGGTGAGCGTGCGCGACACGGGCCCGGGCATCGGCGACACGGAGCGTGCACTCATCTTCGAAGATTACCGCCAGGCAGGCGACGAGCATCGCCGCAAACGCGGGACAGGGCTCGGGCTGGCCATCGCGCGGCGCCTGGTGCTGTTGCACGGCGGCGCCATTTACGTGGAGAGCCAACTTGGACGCGGGTCCACATTCAACGTGCTCCTGCCCCTCAAGGCCCCGCGCGCGAGGTTGTCATGA
- the scpB gene encoding SMC-Scp complex subunit ScpB produces the protein MTTEPTDNATPEAEPGSEEERDLEEGGGEEAEELGEELGAPLGEDVETTVDLVGDEVALPLRDDFDLEALAQGELFPEPEEDDDDGGAEPLGDESREHLKGLLEALVFASDKPLKASELARLAQARQKEVKGLLDLLKQEYSPRGIKLDEVAGGFIFHTAPRYGSYVRDLTKQKPVKLSRAQIETLAILAYRQPITRPEIDEIRGVDTGAVLKMLLERDLIKILGKKDEPGRPLLYGTTPAFLEFFGLKSLKDLPTLHEFTELNEESRKIVEKELGEVLPGPSLSPDPVPVPVPVPVPVPVPEDEHERERVHEDDHAHAHADDHDHENDHEHVDDHENVDEGVDEKRDDEDPIEGEITDPEGILKDDQSSSEGSE, from the coding sequence GTGACGACGGAACCGACCGATAACGCCACGCCGGAGGCGGAGCCGGGGTCGGAGGAAGAGCGCGACCTCGAGGAAGGCGGAGGCGAGGAGGCAGAGGAGCTCGGTGAAGAGCTCGGTGCGCCGCTCGGGGAGGATGTCGAGACCACGGTCGACTTGGTGGGCGACGAGGTAGCGCTCCCACTGCGGGACGATTTCGACCTGGAGGCGCTCGCGCAAGGCGAGCTCTTTCCAGAGCCCGAAGAGGACGACGACGATGGCGGCGCAGAGCCGCTGGGCGACGAGTCGCGCGAACATCTCAAGGGCCTCTTGGAGGCGCTGGTGTTCGCAAGCGACAAGCCGCTGAAGGCGAGCGAGCTCGCGCGCCTCGCCCAAGCGCGGCAAAAAGAGGTGAAGGGCCTGCTCGATCTGCTCAAGCAAGAGTACAGCCCGCGCGGTATCAAGTTGGACGAGGTGGCCGGGGGCTTCATCTTCCACACAGCGCCGCGTTACGGGTCCTACGTGCGCGATCTCACCAAGCAAAAGCCGGTGAAGCTTTCGCGCGCGCAGATCGAGACGTTGGCGATTCTGGCCTACCGGCAGCCGATCACGCGGCCCGAGATCGACGAGATTCGAGGTGTCGACACGGGGGCGGTGCTGAAGATGCTGCTCGAGCGCGACTTGATAAAGATTCTAGGAAAGAAAGACGAGCCGGGCCGCCCGCTCCTCTACGGGACAACGCCGGCGTTTCTCGAGTTCTTCGGGTTGAAGTCGCTGAAGGATCTTCCGACGTTGCACGAGTTCACCGAGTTGAATGAGGAATCGCGCAAGATTGTGGAGAAGGAGTTAGGGGAGGTTTTGCCGGGCCCATCGCTCTCCCCCGATCCCGTGCCCGTGCCCGTGCCCGTGCCCGTGCCCGTGCCCGTGCCCGAAGACGAGCACGAGCGCGAGCGCGTGCACGAAGACGACCACGCGCACGCGCACGCAGACGATCACGATCACGAGAACGATCACGAACACGTGGACGATCACGAGAACGTGGACGAAGGCGTGGACGAGAAGCGGGACGACGAGGACCCGATCGAGGGCGAGATCACCGATCCCGAAGGGATCCTGAAGGACGATCAGTCCTCTTCGGAAGGATCCGAATAG
- a CDS encoding YciI family protein has protein sequence MHFILFYDVVDDYVTKRVPYRPQHLDLARAAYDRGELVLAGALANPADGAVLVFRDAKAAEAFVASDPYVKNGLVARWRIREWTTVIGDGITPPSL, from the coding sequence ATGCACTTCATTCTCTTTTACGACGTTGTCGACGACTATGTGACCAAGCGCGTGCCGTACCGCCCGCAGCACCTCGATTTGGCGCGCGCGGCCTATGATCGCGGGGAGCTCGTGCTCGCAGGGGCGCTGGCCAACCCCGCCGACGGAGCGGTTCTCGTCTTTCGCGATGCGAAGGCCGCCGAAGCCTTCGTCGCGAGCGATCCCTACGTGAAGAACGGCCTCGTGGCCCGCTGGCGCATCCGCGAGTGGACCACGGTCATTGGCGATGGCATCACGCCCCCGTCATTGTAG
- a CDS encoding XRE family transcriptional regulator, whose translation MSPDEIKELRKSLSCTAKELAAALGLEQKTVMAWEQGELFPTKQFVDRMNALRDKGPSAIPRKSKGTNPIKSLADPQLWELFRKLAAHKKLRDDVAKLAASYSDPSEED comes from the coding sequence ATGTCGCCCGACGAGATCAAGGAGCTGCGCAAGTCGCTGTCGTGCACGGCGAAGGAGCTCGCCGCGGCGTTGGGTCTCGAGCAGAAGACCGTGATGGCGTGGGAACAAGGCGAGCTGTTCCCGACGAAGCAATTCGTCGACCGCATGAATGCGCTCCGCGATAAGGGGCCATCGGCCATCCCGCGCAAGTCCAAGGGGACGAACCCGATCAAGTCGCTTGCGGATCCGCAGCTCTGGGAGTTGTTCCGCAAGCTCGCGGCGCACAAGAAGCTCCGCGACGACGTCGCGAAGCTCGCCGCGAGCTATTCGGATCCTTCCGAAGAGGACTGA
- a CDS encoding HAMP domain-containing histidine kinase produces the protein MSPAALRFVPRLLSMQLLVAAFSDLVAVAFAPRLLLLDQRVLVATLPTAGWVFAVSAVFSAIITLTLTRRLAPTLRALAQGTGPVPAQDLLSIYALPARIATSQVFVSLAASTATLLPNYRPITNDLYNQVALILLYATIVMAGALPLYVRLRSIVARVLQVAPENAAYDAVFVMAANPRTAMRARTRLLVAVAGPVAFVALGASLLVYAHTRAFESTVRARTASDIARGVFDHVRGTDRGREQAILAAEQLGYYTELSPNAVSPSALGMGAEEETTVLVPLTDGYAAVHFEAARLDTITFIYALLAFTGVGLAALLAWRVGTRFCEDLRLVTNTVRTTGVADIIRGTRMVRMARFISVGAMMDSIEQLGDIFREFAAAHEQATHAREATERMRGLFLASMSHDLKAPLNAILGFAALASRAPLTDGQRESLAIIEQRGRELLHLIQTILDAARVEAGAFLVTPEWTVVDDVVMSAVLDARDLMADSSVQVVGEVQRGVPKLQLDSLRIVQALTGIITSAVRFTHEEGTVLVRATFRGDRLHIDVETPGRALPEEEREKIFEAFKYADKARRHGALGLGLSLARSIIEVHGGTIDVATMEGGGMVFQIALPTPYDPIASSRPSTVSTRGLQ, from the coding sequence ATGAGCCCCGCGGCCCTGCGCTTCGTACCGCGTTTGTTGAGCATGCAGCTGCTGGTCGCGGCATTCAGCGATCTCGTGGCCGTCGCCTTTGCGCCGCGGCTTTTGCTCCTCGATCAGCGCGTGTTGGTGGCGACCTTGCCCACCGCGGGATGGGTCTTCGCGGTGTCGGCGGTGTTCAGCGCCATCATTACCTTGACCCTGACGCGCCGCCTCGCGCCCACGTTGCGTGCGCTCGCGCAGGGCACGGGTCCGGTGCCCGCGCAGGATCTCTTGTCGATCTATGCGCTGCCTGCGCGCATTGCCACGTCGCAGGTGTTCGTGTCGCTGGCCGCGTCGACGGCGACGCTCTTGCCGAATTATCGGCCAATCACGAACGACTTGTACAACCAGGTCGCGCTCATTCTTCTGTATGCGACCATCGTCATGGCCGGCGCGTTGCCGTTGTACGTGCGGCTGCGCAGCATCGTGGCGCGGGTGCTCCAAGTGGCGCCGGAGAACGCGGCCTACGATGCCGTGTTCGTGATGGCCGCCAATCCGCGGACGGCCATGCGGGCACGCACACGGCTGCTCGTGGCGGTGGCCGGGCCGGTGGCCTTCGTGGCGCTGGGCGCATCGCTTCTCGTGTACGCGCACACGCGCGCCTTCGAGAGCACCGTGAGGGCGCGCACGGCGAGCGACATTGCGCGCGGCGTGTTCGACCACGTCCGCGGGACGGATCGCGGGCGCGAGCAAGCCATTTTGGCCGCGGAGCAACTCGGCTACTACACCGAGCTTTCGCCCAATGCCGTGTCGCCTTCGGCACTGGGAATGGGCGCCGAGGAAGAGACCACCGTCTTGGTCCCGCTCACCGATGGATACGCGGCCGTACACTTCGAGGCCGCGCGGCTCGATACCATCACGTTCATCTACGCGCTCTTGGCCTTCACCGGTGTGGGACTCGCGGCGCTGCTCGCATGGCGTGTCGGTACGCGCTTCTGCGAGGACCTGCGGCTGGTGACCAACACGGTGCGCACCACCGGTGTCGCCGACATCATCCGCGGCACGCGCATGGTCCGCATGGCCCGCTTCATTTCGGTCGGAGCCATGATGGATTCCATCGAGCAGCTCGGCGACATCTTCCGCGAGTTCGCCGCGGCGCACGAGCAGGCCACGCACGCCCGCGAGGCCACCGAGCGCATGCGCGGTCTGTTCCTCGCCTCCATGAGCCACGATCTCAAGGCACCGCTGAATGCCATCCTGGGCTTTGCCGCGCTCGCATCCCGGGCGCCGTTGACCGACGGGCAGCGCGAGAGCCTGGCCATCATCGAGCAGCGCGGGCGCGAGCTGTTGCACCTGATTCAAACGATCCTCGATGCCGCGCGGGTCGAGGCAGGCGCCTTTCTGGTCACGCCCGAGTGGACGGTGGTCGACGACGTCGTCATGAGCGCCGTGCTCGATGCCCGCGATCTCATGGCCGACAGCAGCGTGCAGGTCGTGGGCGAGGTTCAGCGCGGCGTTCCCAAGCTGCAACTCGACTCGCTGCGCATCGTGCAGGCGCTGACCGGCATCATCACGAGCGCCGTGCGCTTCACGCACGAGGAGGGCACGGTTCTCGTGCGCGCCACCTTCCGCGGTGACCGGCTGCACATCGACGTCGAGACGCCAGGCCGTGCGCTGCCGGAGGAGGAGCGCGAGAAGATCTTCGAGGCCTTCAAATACGCCGACAAGGCACGCCGGCACGGGGCCCTCGGCCTGGGTCTTTCGCTGGCGCGCTCGATCATCGAGGTCCATGGCGGCACCATCGACGTGGCCACCATGGAGGGCGGCGGCATGGTCTTTCAGATTGCGCTGCCGACGCCTTACGATCCCATCGCTTCGTCGCGCCCGAGCACCGTGTCGACGCGCGGTCTACAATGA
- a CDS encoding DUF6345 domain-containing protein has product MKKPLLMLFALAPFFTPGTAKALEVAGEAMTSWSGCDCSAGSLKYTDDQISYLISEMQDLGHQKKFFYKNTSSYSLDLIEDSLPNGYDAGYADGVDLFALSSHGGAPNDSNGKQTFSTPMCKSGSASASSSCHFDANQSRMGEAAGPGQSQYATPHPGQARWWVFFTCYSVHTKPNEQWGQTLAHGGDTVLGYRGTSADSFTTDEVGEDLVDAVFDDGDTLKGGWFWAAEDWAVDDVASMVASGKTRDAAIYRRDKAVANWERRGSDSHHGWFAWAWHEG; this is encoded by the coding sequence TTGAAAAAGCCGTTGCTCATGCTGTTTGCTTTGGCGCCGTTCTTCACACCGGGAACCGCGAAAGCGCTGGAAGTTGCCGGAGAAGCCATGACGAGTTGGTCCGGCTGCGATTGCAGCGCAGGATCGCTGAAATACACGGATGATCAGATCTCTTATCTGATTAGCGAGATGCAAGATCTCGGACATCAAAAGAAGTTCTTTTACAAGAATACTTCTTCGTATTCGTTGGATCTCATCGAGGATAGCCTCCCCAACGGCTACGACGCCGGCTACGCCGATGGTGTCGATTTGTTCGCGCTTTCCAGCCACGGCGGGGCGCCGAACGATTCGAATGGCAAGCAGACGTTCTCCACGCCAATGTGCAAATCGGGATCGGCTTCGGCATCGAGCAGCTGCCACTTCGACGCGAATCAATCCAGAATGGGCGAGGCGGCCGGACCAGGACAGAGCCAATACGCCACACCGCATCCGGGCCAGGCCCGCTGGTGGGTTTTCTTCACCTGCTACAGCGTTCATACGAAGCCCAACGAACAATGGGGCCAAACGCTGGCGCACGGCGGCGACACCGTTCTCGGATACCGCGGCACCTCGGCCGATAGCTTCACCACCGACGAAGTGGGTGAGGACTTGGTCGACGCGGTGTTCGATGACGGCGACACCTTGAAGGGTGGCTGGTTCTGGGCGGCCGAAGATTGGGCCGTGGACGACGTGGCCTCGATGGTGGCCTCGGGCAAGACGCGCGACGCGGCGATCTACCGCCGCGACAAGGCGGTGGCCAATTGGGAACGTCGCGGATCCGACAGCCATCATGGCTGGTTTGCGTGGGCGTGGCACGAGGGCTGA
- a CDS encoding acetyl-CoA C-acetyltransferase: MAKLTKSIVIVGAKRTAFGTMQGALKGLSANDLGVAAAKAALAQSGVAADAIDHVVIGNVLQSSADAIYCARHIGLKAGLPITTPALVVNRLCGSGFQAIVSGAEQLLLGESNAVLVGGTENMSQAPHVVRGAREGFAFGKAPALEDSLWTCLTDSYCNLPMAVTAENLAVKYGITREACDEYALVSQQRWAAANEAGRFKDEITPLEIKQKKATVNFEVDEHPRPQTTREVLAKLAPVFKKDGVVTAGNASGICDGAAALVLTTEEFAQQKGLKPLARLVGWGVAGVDPTIMGIGPAPAIQQALARTDLKLSDLDLVEVNEAFAPQYLAVEKELGLDRAKTNVNGGAIALGHPLGASGARITTHLVYELARRQGRYAAGSACIGGGQGMAVILERV, translated from the coding sequence CGAAGCGCACGGCGTTCGGCACCATGCAGGGTGCCCTCAAAGGGCTGAGCGCGAACGACCTGGGCGTCGCCGCGGCCAAGGCCGCGTTGGCGCAATCCGGCGTCGCTGCGGACGCCATCGATCACGTGGTGATCGGCAACGTGCTCCAGTCGAGCGCGGACGCCATCTACTGCGCGCGCCACATCGGCCTCAAGGCGGGGCTGCCCATCACCACGCCGGCACTCGTGGTGAATCGTCTCTGCGGGTCCGGGTTCCAGGCCATCGTGAGCGGCGCCGAGCAGCTCCTGCTGGGCGAGTCGAACGCGGTGCTCGTCGGCGGCACGGAGAACATGTCGCAAGCGCCGCACGTCGTTCGCGGAGCGCGCGAGGGATTCGCCTTCGGCAAGGCGCCCGCGCTGGAAGATTCGCTGTGGACCTGTCTCACGGACAGCTACTGCAATCTGCCGATGGCGGTGACCGCGGAGAACCTCGCGGTGAAATATGGCATTACGCGCGAGGCCTGCGACGAATACGCGCTGGTGAGCCAGCAGCGCTGGGCGGCGGCGAACGAGGCGGGGCGCTTCAAAGACGAGATCACGCCGCTCGAGATCAAGCAGAAGAAAGCCACGGTGAACTTCGAGGTCGACGAGCACCCGCGCCCGCAAACGACGCGTGAGGTGCTGGCCAAGCTCGCGCCCGTCTTCAAGAAGGACGGCGTGGTTACGGCGGGCAATGCCTCGGGCATCTGCGATGGCGCGGCCGCCCTGGTGCTCACGACCGAGGAATTCGCGCAGCAAAAGGGCCTCAAGCCGCTCGCGCGCTTGGTTGGGTGGGGCGTGGCCGGTGTGGATCCGACCATCATGGGCATCGGCCCGGCCCCGGCCATCCAGCAGGCGCTCGCCCGCACGGATTTGAAGCTCTCCGATCTGGACCTGGTCGAGGTCAACGAGGCGTTTGCGCCGCAGTATTTGGCGGTAGAGAAGGAGCTTGGCCTCGATCGGGCCAAGACCAACGTGAACGGCGGCGCCATCGCCCTGGGGCATCCCTTGGGCGCCAGCGGGGCGCGCATCACGACGCACCTGGTCTACGAGCTCGCCCGCCGCCAAGGCCGTTACGCCGCAGGAAGCGCCTGCATCGGCGGCGGCCAGGGCATGGCCGTCATTTTGGAACGAGTCTAA